The Microbulbifer sp. YPW1 genome contains a region encoding:
- the cynS gene encoding cyanase, whose product MISNREQVTAMILSAKVRKDLKWGQVADAVGQSKEWTTAACLGQMTLTKQQAAIVGELFDLSDEAIAWLQIAPYKGSLPTAVPTDPLIYRLYELVNVYGTTIKELIHEEFGDGIMSAIDFSMDIQREEDPKGDRVNMVMSGKFLPYKTY is encoded by the coding sequence ATGATCAGCAATCGCGAGCAAGTTACCGCCATGATTCTCTCCGCCAAGGTGCGCAAGGACCTGAAATGGGGACAGGTGGCAGACGCCGTGGGACAGTCCAAAGAGTGGACCACGGCCGCCTGCCTCGGGCAGATGACGCTCACCAAACAGCAGGCTGCCATTGTGGGCGAACTGTTTGACCTCAGTGATGAGGCCATCGCCTGGTTGCAGATTGCCCCTTACAAGGGCTCGCTGCCCACAGCGGTTCCCACGGATCCGCTGATTTACCGCCTGTACGAGCTGGTCAACGTATATGGCACTACCATCAAGGAGCTGATTCACGAAGAATTCGGTGATGGGATCATGAGCGCCATCGATTTCTCCATGGATATCCAGCGTGAGGAAGACCCCAAGGGAGACCGGGTGAATATGGTGATGTCGGGCAAGTTCCTGCCGTACAAGACCTACTGA
- a CDS encoding bifunctional protein-serine/threonine kinase/phosphatase, translating to MNTISLAVGQHSSAGVKAENQDRCGARLPSEPHLGLKGAAFAIADGISSSSVSGVASETAVKSFLDDYYCTSDGWSVQIAAQQVLMATNAWLYQQTRQSPFRYDRDKGYVCTFSAAIFKGAEAHLFHLGDSRIYRFRRGSLEQLTHDHRQWVGEQTSYLSRALGAEQQVDVDYRRLPLETGDLFLFTTDGVHEALSHKDLIEYLEQQDSCLDSAAKTLVAAALANGSDDNLTVQLVRVDTLPEPRPELMDQAGALPLPPLLKAGDQFDGYIIEREIHASSRSHVYLASDQNSGTPVILKTPSIDLSDDPAYLQRLLMEEWIARRVNSAHVVRAASNRRQRNFVYTAMELVQGQTLRQWMTDNPSPNLETVRNIVEQIARGLQALHRAEILHQDLRPENIMISSAGTVTLIDLGSARVAGIAESYADGAAENGQLILGTALYSAPEYFLGDMGSPRSDLFSLAVLTYHLLSAEFPYGTQVARCTTVAAQHRLRYRSVLSETREIPTWIDATLRKALQPNPLRRHEALSEFAYELRHPNPEYLNTTRPPLIERYPVRFWQSVSGVLLLIIFYLLSLISSTT from the coding sequence ATGAACACAATTTCCCTTGCGGTCGGTCAACACTCCAGTGCCGGCGTAAAAGCCGAAAACCAGGACCGCTGTGGTGCGCGACTACCATCGGAGCCACACCTGGGCCTCAAGGGTGCGGCATTCGCCATCGCCGATGGAATCAGTAGCAGCAGCGTCAGTGGCGTTGCCAGCGAGACCGCGGTCAAGAGCTTTCTCGACGACTACTACTGTACTTCCGACGGCTGGAGCGTGCAGATCGCCGCGCAACAGGTACTCATGGCCACCAATGCGTGGTTGTACCAACAAACCCGCCAGAGTCCTTTCCGCTACGACAGGGACAAGGGCTACGTGTGCACCTTCAGTGCTGCCATCTTCAAAGGCGCTGAAGCGCATCTTTTCCACCTTGGCGACTCGCGGATCTACCGCTTTCGCCGGGGTTCTCTCGAACAGCTTACCCACGACCATCGCCAGTGGGTTGGCGAACAAACCAGTTACCTGAGCCGCGCCCTGGGTGCGGAGCAGCAGGTGGATGTGGACTACCGGCGCCTGCCACTGGAAACCGGTGACCTGTTCCTGTTCACCACCGATGGCGTGCACGAAGCGCTCTCCCACAAGGACCTGATCGAATATCTGGAACAACAGGACAGCTGCCTCGACAGCGCCGCGAAAACCCTGGTGGCTGCCGCACTGGCGAATGGCAGTGACGATAATCTCACCGTGCAGCTGGTGCGCGTGGACACACTCCCGGAACCAAGGCCGGAGCTGATGGATCAGGCGGGCGCGCTGCCACTGCCTCCGCTACTGAAAGCCGGCGACCAGTTTGACGGCTACATCATCGAGCGCGAGATCCACGCCAGCAGTCGCAGTCATGTCTACCTGGCCAGCGACCAGAACAGCGGCACACCGGTGATCCTGAAGACCCCGTCCATCGATCTTTCCGATGATCCGGCCTACCTGCAACGGCTGTTGATGGAGGAGTGGATCGCGCGGCGGGTCAACAGTGCCCATGTGGTGCGCGCCGCAAGTAACCGCCGCCAGCGCAACTTCGTTTACACCGCAATGGAACTGGTGCAGGGCCAGACCCTGCGACAGTGGATGACAGACAACCCCAGCCCGAATCTGGAAACGGTACGCAATATTGTCGAGCAGATCGCGCGCGGACTGCAGGCCCTGCACCGGGCGGAAATCCTGCACCAGGACCTGCGCCCGGAAAACATCATGATCAGCAGTGCGGGTACCGTCACGCTGATCGACCTGGGCTCTGCCAGGGTAGCGGGGATTGCGGAAAGCTATGCAGACGGCGCCGCCGAAAATGGCCAGTTGATTCTCGGTACCGCGCTGTACAGTGCCCCGGAATATTTTCTCGGCGATATGGGCAGCCCGCGCTCGGATCTTTTTTCCCTGGCGGTACTCACCTATCACCTGCTCTCCGCGGAATTTCCCTACGGAACGCAGGTGGCCCGGTGCACCACGGTGGCTGCACAGCACCGCCTGCGCTATCGCAGCGTGCTGAGTGAAACCCGTGAGATTCCCACATGGATCGATGCCACGCTGAGAAAAGCACTGCAGCCGAACCCGTTGCGCCGGCACGAGGCGCTGTCGGAATTTGCCTACGAACTCCGCCACCCCAACCCGGAATATCTGAACACTACCCGCCCGCCGTTGATCGAGCGCTATCCGGTGCGCTTCTGGCAGTCGGTAAGCGGTGTTCTGCTACTGATAATTTTTTACTTGCTGAGCCTGATTTCCAGCACTACCTGA
- a CDS encoding formate/nitrite transporter family protein, with amino-acid sequence MAYLVPNEFVTKMVDAGESKIYMSTRDTLVRAYMAGAILALAAVFAVTVAVQTGVFLIGAILFPVGFCMLYLMGFDLLTGVFVLTPLAWLDRRPGVTIQGILRNWGLVFLGNFAGALTVAVIMAFVFTMGFNTEPGAVGAKLSSIGEARTLGYAEYGAAGWFTIFLRGMLCNWMVSMGVVGAMISTHVSGKVLAMWMPIMLFFFMAFEHSVVNMFLFPTAMLMGGDFSVLDYFIWNEIPTALGNLVGGLAFTGLTLYSTHYKTAPKRQLTTATAKPGKEAMA; translated from the coding sequence ATGGCTTATCTCGTTCCCAATGAATTTGTGACCAAAATGGTCGATGCGGGGGAATCCAAAATCTACATGTCCACCCGCGACACCCTGGTGCGCGCTTACATGGCCGGTGCCATTCTCGCCCTGGCGGCAGTGTTCGCAGTTACCGTCGCCGTGCAAACCGGTGTCTTCTTAATCGGGGCAATACTGTTCCCTGTCGGTTTCTGCATGCTTTACCTGATGGGCTTTGACCTGCTTACGGGTGTGTTTGTTCTTACACCACTCGCCTGGCTCGACCGGCGTCCGGGGGTGACCATTCAGGGGATTCTGCGCAACTGGGGCCTGGTTTTCCTGGGCAACTTTGCCGGCGCGTTGACCGTGGCTGTCATCATGGCGTTTGTGTTTACCATGGGCTTCAACACCGAGCCGGGGGCCGTTGGCGCCAAGCTTTCCTCCATTGGTGAAGCGCGTACCCTGGGTTACGCGGAATACGGTGCCGCTGGCTGGTTCACCATTTTCCTGCGCGGCATGCTGTGTAACTGGATGGTATCCATGGGCGTAGTGGGAGCCATGATTTCCACCCACGTGAGCGGTAAAGTTCTGGCCATGTGGATGCCCATCATGCTGTTCTTCTTTATGGCCTTCGAGCATTCCGTGGTGAACATGTTCCTGTTCCCCACCGCGATGTTGATGGGCGGTGATTTTTCCGTACTGGATTACTTTATCTGGAACGAGATCCCCACCGCGCTGGGCAACCTGGTGGGTGGCCTCGCGTTCACTGGCCTGACCCTTTACAGCACCCACTACAAAACTGCGCCCAAGCGTCAGCTGACCACCGCAACCGCAAAGCCTGGCAAAGAAGCCATGGCCTGA
- a CDS encoding nitrate- and nitrite sensing domain-containing protein, which produces MPNHSEDAEKFLLAAKRSEIQALERLTGSCELVTTVSDLVHQLQRERGISNIYLVSAGFRFSSLRAEQMQACSASADTFRQLLHDQYLQEGKCNNPRDMRLLNSIAYSLHGLDELAELRRHIDAFEVSALESTDAFCRLIAGLLSVVFEAADVADDPEVTRLLVALFNFMQAKEFSGQERAWGAIGFASSHFDERLHERLVHLQDCQRRSLEIFLEFAGDTERARWQAIEDSDETRDLNRLRRVIAGLKNGEPIASEVSEVWYQLATARIDSMHRLEDTMAARLLKVSRKRVADAQSELGHHYAQLQKLKSTDWSRLPALAVLFDPEVPGLYGRASTAGVPPLHGQHLAHSLYDLIRSQVAHIHRVSEELEETRRALTERKLVERAKGVLMRSLRLNEDEAYRTMQQRAMEMNLKLAEVAAKIIEIGNRRGSLDYRGKNPRPEGATRGGPG; this is translated from the coding sequence ATGCCCAATCACAGTGAAGATGCAGAGAAATTCCTGCTGGCCGCCAAGCGTTCAGAGATTCAGGCGCTGGAGCGGCTGACGGGCAGTTGCGAACTGGTGACTACGGTTTCCGACCTGGTACACCAGCTGCAGCGCGAGCGGGGTATCAGCAATATCTACCTGGTTTCCGCGGGCTTTCGTTTCTCTTCCCTGCGTGCTGAGCAGATGCAAGCCTGCAGCGCCAGTGCCGACACCTTTCGGCAGTTGCTGCACGACCAGTACCTGCAGGAAGGCAAATGCAATAATCCCCGGGATATGCGTCTGCTGAACAGCATCGCCTATTCCCTGCATGGGCTTGACGAGCTGGCGGAGCTGCGCAGGCATATTGATGCGTTTGAGGTCAGTGCGCTGGAATCCACTGATGCATTTTGCCGGTTGATTGCCGGGTTATTGTCGGTGGTATTTGAGGCGGCGGACGTGGCGGATGACCCGGAAGTAACGCGTCTGTTAGTGGCGCTGTTCAACTTTATGCAGGCCAAGGAATTTTCTGGTCAGGAGCGCGCCTGGGGTGCCATCGGTTTTGCCAGTAGCCACTTCGATGAACGTTTGCACGAGCGTTTGGTGCACTTGCAGGACTGCCAGCGGCGCAGCCTGGAAATCTTTCTGGAATTTGCCGGCGACACCGAACGGGCCCGCTGGCAGGCCATTGAAGACAGTGACGAGACCCGCGACCTGAACCGGTTGCGCAGGGTGATTGCTGGCTTGAAAAATGGTGAGCCGATTGCCTCGGAGGTGAGCGAAGTCTGGTACCAGCTCGCCACCGCGCGGATTGATTCCATGCACCGGCTGGAAGATACCATGGCCGCGCGCCTGTTGAAGGTCAGTCGAAAACGGGTGGCGGACGCGCAATCGGAGCTGGGACACCACTATGCCCAGCTGCAAAAATTGAAATCCACCGACTGGAGCCGGCTGCCGGCTCTCGCGGTATTGTTTGATCCCGAAGTTCCGGGGCTCTATGGGCGGGCGTCTACCGCTGGAGTGCCGCCCCTGCATGGCCAGCACCTGGCCCACTCCCTTTACGACCTGATTCGGTCCCAAGTCGCGCATATCCATCGGGTCAGCGAGGAGCTTGAAGAAACCCGCCGCGCACTCACCGAGCGCAAGCTGGTTGAACGCGCCAAAGGCGTCTTGATGCGCAGTCTGCGACTCAACGAAGACGAAGCCTATCGCACCATGCAGCAACGGGCGATGGAAATGAATCTGAAGCTCGCAGAGGTTGCGGCGAAGATCATCGAGATTGGTAACCGGCGCGGGTCACTGGACTACAGGGGAAAAAATCCGCGGCCTGAAGGAGCCACACGCGGTGGCCCCGGCTAA
- a CDS encoding YqjD family protein: protein MATAKSPNSGTHSTREKLNQAYHLAGEAAHDTADHVKARARATADNVKARTQESVEKGKQRAHDVAERAESSIKAHPLVSVGCAFAAGWLIAKILK from the coding sequence ATGGCAACTGCAAAATCCCCAAACAGCGGGACCCATTCCACGCGCGAGAAGCTGAATCAGGCCTACCACCTGGCCGGCGAAGCGGCGCACGACACCGCAGATCATGTCAAAGCCAGAGCGCGGGCGACCGCGGACAACGTGAAGGCACGTACCCAGGAATCCGTAGAGAAAGGCAAGCAGCGCGCACACGATGTGGCAGAGCGGGCGGAGAGCTCCATCAAGGCACATCCTCTGGTCAGTGTGGGCTGTGCATTTGCCGCGGGCTGGCTGATTGCCAAAATACTCAAGTGA
- a CDS encoding D-2-hydroxyacid dehydrogenase yields MRGVFLDTLTMKLEELDTSALEGILDHWDYFETTAPEETAERIKDADVVITNKVVLDRALIDGAPNLKLICVCATGTNNIDLDAASQKNIPVMNVAGYTGSSLAQHTVALILALATRWHQYSDDVGKGRWTQSPIFCRLDYPVMELAGKNLGIIGYGDLGQKVARLGEALGMHILIADSFTGEKKAGRVPLERLLSEADVISLHCPLTDETDTLVDEQFLGAMKNSAFLVNTARGGLVDEDALVAALKNGDIGGAALDVLSVEPPPADHPLLADDIPNLIITPHNAWISRESRQRLLDGVVNNIREWRNT; encoded by the coding sequence ATGCGTGGTGTTTTTCTCGATACGCTGACCATGAAGCTTGAAGAGCTGGATACTTCGGCGTTGGAAGGTATTCTGGATCATTGGGATTATTTTGAAACCACAGCACCCGAAGAAACGGCGGAACGCATCAAGGATGCGGATGTGGTTATCACCAATAAAGTCGTTCTCGACCGCGCACTGATCGACGGTGCCCCCAACCTGAAACTGATCTGTGTCTGCGCCACCGGCACCAACAATATTGATCTGGATGCCGCATCGCAGAAAAACATTCCGGTCATGAATGTGGCCGGATATACGGGCAGTTCCCTCGCGCAACACACCGTCGCATTGATACTTGCCCTGGCCACCCGCTGGCACCAGTACAGCGACGATGTGGGCAAAGGACGCTGGACACAGTCGCCCATTTTCTGCCGGCTGGATTATCCCGTGATGGAACTGGCGGGCAAAAACCTGGGCATTATCGGTTACGGAGACCTCGGGCAGAAGGTGGCCCGCTTGGGCGAGGCGCTGGGAATGCATATCCTGATCGCGGACTCTTTTACCGGTGAGAAAAAAGCCGGGCGGGTACCTTTAGAGCGGCTGCTGAGTGAGGCCGACGTAATCAGCCTGCACTGCCCGCTCACCGATGAAACCGATACTCTGGTCGACGAGCAGTTTCTCGGGGCGATGAAAAATTCCGCTTTCCTGGTCAATACTGCGCGCGGCGGCCTGGTGGATGAAGATGCACTGGTGGCAGCGCTGAAAAATGGCGATATCGGGGGCGCAGCGCTGGATGTGCTGAGTGTGGAACCGCCTCCCGCCGATCACCCGCTGCTGGCGGATGACATTCCCAACCTGATCATCACCCCGCACAATGCGTGGATCAGCCGCGAGAGCCGACAGCGCTTGTTAGACGGTGTGGTCAATAATATCCGCGAGTGGCGCAATACCTGA